From the Dama dama isolate Ldn47 chromosome 24, ASM3311817v1, whole genome shotgun sequence genome, one window contains:
- the ACKR2 gene encoding atypical chemokine receptor 2 isoform X1: MSPELQDWVHPPAMATTASPLPPTTKVASSENSSSFYDYEYYLEDLIFMVCRKDEVLSFGRVFLPLFYSLIFVLGLVGNLLLLAVLLRFVPRRRMTETYLLNLAISNLLFVVTLPFWGISVAWHWVFGSFLCKAVSTLYTMNFYSGIFFISCMSLDKYLEIVCARPYHRLRTRAKSLLLAATVWAVALAVSIPDMVFVRTHENSPGVWDCYADYGGHGTVWKLFLRFQQNLLGFLLPLLAMIFFYSRIGSVLVSLRPPGQSRALRMAIALVVAFFVLWFPYNLTLFLHSLLDLQVFGDCGLSQRLDYALQVTESVAFLHCCFTPVLYAFSSRRFRQYLKAFLATVLRRQQALPSSYSESSRLTAQEDVMGMSDLGERQAESSPDKALDL, encoded by the exons ATGTCCCCAG AGCTCCAGGACTGGGTGCATCCTCCCGCCATGGCCACCACCGCCTCCCCTCTGCCGCCCACCACCAAGGTGGCCAGTTCCGAGAACAGCAGCTCCTTCTATGACTATGAGTACTACCTGGAGGACCTGATCTTCATGGTGTGCAGAAAGGACGAGGTGCTGTCATTCGGCAGAGTCTTTCTGCCTCTCTTCTACAGCCTGATCTTTGTGCTGGGCCTGGTTGGGAACCTCCTCCTCCTAGCGGTCTTGCTCCGGTTTGTGCCTCGAAGACGGATGACCGAGACCTATCTGCTGAACCTGGCCATCTCCAACCTCCTGTTTGTGGTGACGCTGCCCTTCTGGGGCATCTCTGTGGCGTGGCATTGGGTCTTTGGGAGCTTCTTATGCAAGGCGGTGAGCACCCTCTATACCATGAACTTCTACAGTGGCATCTTCTTCATCAGCTGCATGAGCCTGGACAAGTACCTGGAGATTGTCTGCGCTCGGCCCTACCACCGACTGAGGACCCGAGCCAAGAGCCTGCTGCTTGCAGCCACTGTGTGGGCTGTGGCCCTGGCTGTCTCCATTCCTGACATGGTCTTTGTGAGGACGCATGAGAACTCCCCCGGCGTGTGGGACTGCTATGCGGATTATGGGGGACATGGGACCGTCTGGAAGCTCTTCCTGCGCTTCCAGCAGAACCTCCTGGggttcctcctccccctccttgcCATGATCTTCTTCTACTCCCGCATTGGCTCTGTGCTGGTCAGCCTGAGGCCCCCGGGCCAGAGCCGGGCCCTGAGGATGGCCATAGCCCTGGTGGTGGCCTTCTTTGTGCTGTGGTTCCCATACAACCTCACCTTGTTTCTGCACTCGCTGCTGGACCTGCAGGTCTTTGGGGACTGCGGGCTCAGCCAGCGCCTGGACTATGCACTGCAGGTGACGGAGAGCGTCGCCTTCCTGCACTGCTGCTTCACCCCCGTCCTCTACGCCTTCTCCAGCCGCCGCTTCCGCCAGTACCTCAAGGCTTTCCTGGCCACTGTGCTCAGAAGGCAACAGGCCCTGCCGTCCAGCTATTCTGAGAGCAGCAGGCTCACTGCCCAGGAAGATGTAATGGGCATGAGTGACCTCGGGGAGAGGCAGGCTGAGAGCTCCCCCGACAAGGCTCTAGATCTCTAG
- the ACKR2 gene encoding atypical chemokine receptor 2 isoform X2: MATTASPLPPTTKVASSENSSSFYDYEYYLEDLIFMVCRKDEVLSFGRVFLPLFYSLIFVLGLVGNLLLLAVLLRFVPRRRMTETYLLNLAISNLLFVVTLPFWGISVAWHWVFGSFLCKAVSTLYTMNFYSGIFFISCMSLDKYLEIVCARPYHRLRTRAKSLLLAATVWAVALAVSIPDMVFVRTHENSPGVWDCYADYGGHGTVWKLFLRFQQNLLGFLLPLLAMIFFYSRIGSVLVSLRPPGQSRALRMAIALVVAFFVLWFPYNLTLFLHSLLDLQVFGDCGLSQRLDYALQVTESVAFLHCCFTPVLYAFSSRRFRQYLKAFLATVLRRQQALPSSYSESSRLTAQEDVMGMSDLGERQAESSPDKALDL, translated from the coding sequence ATGGCCACCACCGCCTCCCCTCTGCCGCCCACCACCAAGGTGGCCAGTTCCGAGAACAGCAGCTCCTTCTATGACTATGAGTACTACCTGGAGGACCTGATCTTCATGGTGTGCAGAAAGGACGAGGTGCTGTCATTCGGCAGAGTCTTTCTGCCTCTCTTCTACAGCCTGATCTTTGTGCTGGGCCTGGTTGGGAACCTCCTCCTCCTAGCGGTCTTGCTCCGGTTTGTGCCTCGAAGACGGATGACCGAGACCTATCTGCTGAACCTGGCCATCTCCAACCTCCTGTTTGTGGTGACGCTGCCCTTCTGGGGCATCTCTGTGGCGTGGCATTGGGTCTTTGGGAGCTTCTTATGCAAGGCGGTGAGCACCCTCTATACCATGAACTTCTACAGTGGCATCTTCTTCATCAGCTGCATGAGCCTGGACAAGTACCTGGAGATTGTCTGCGCTCGGCCCTACCACCGACTGAGGACCCGAGCCAAGAGCCTGCTGCTTGCAGCCACTGTGTGGGCTGTGGCCCTGGCTGTCTCCATTCCTGACATGGTCTTTGTGAGGACGCATGAGAACTCCCCCGGCGTGTGGGACTGCTATGCGGATTATGGGGGACATGGGACCGTCTGGAAGCTCTTCCTGCGCTTCCAGCAGAACCTCCTGGggttcctcctccccctccttgcCATGATCTTCTTCTACTCCCGCATTGGCTCTGTGCTGGTCAGCCTGAGGCCCCCGGGCCAGAGCCGGGCCCTGAGGATGGCCATAGCCCTGGTGGTGGCCTTCTTTGTGCTGTGGTTCCCATACAACCTCACCTTGTTTCTGCACTCGCTGCTGGACCTGCAGGTCTTTGGGGACTGCGGGCTCAGCCAGCGCCTGGACTATGCACTGCAGGTGACGGAGAGCGTCGCCTTCCTGCACTGCTGCTTCACCCCCGTCCTCTACGCCTTCTCCAGCCGCCGCTTCCGCCAGTACCTCAAGGCTTTCCTGGCCACTGTGCTCAGAAGGCAACAGGCCCTGCCGTCCAGCTATTCTGAGAGCAGCAGGCTCACTGCCCAGGAAGATGTAATGGGCATGAGTGACCTCGGGGAGAGGCAGGCTGAGAGCTCCCCCGACAAGGCTCTAGATCTCTAG